The DNA segment ttattttatttagaagaagaagagacagaTACTCCTGAGGCCCCGGTCCTTAATGACACCACAAAAGAGGAACCATCCCAAAGTGACAACAGGAAGAAGATTGTTCCTGGCAAGTCGGGCAGCCTGAAGGAAAAAGTCCAAGCCAATGGAACAGTGGGGGAGAAGAATATGCCAAACAAGAAGGCAAAAGGCAAAAATAACTTGCCCACTGGACCAAAAAAAGCAAAGGTTGCCAAGATGGATGGAGACACTGTCAAGGTGACGAAGGCCAAGGAGCCCACAGTGAAGACAGCTGGTGAAACGAAacaagaactaaaggctgataAAAAAGAAGGAAGCAGATTTGAGAAAAAGCAGGGTAAAAAGATAAAGAAGCCAATGAAGGCAAAGAAGAGAATGGGAAAGAACAAATTCAAAAAGTTAAAGAAGATGTTAGAAAAACAAGATGGTATGACAGTGTAATTTTAACTACAGTTGTTATTGTAAGCTTCCTTTGGACTGTCTCTTCTAATTGTAATATCCCATTACCATGACAGAACTGTGACGTCGTTTCTGTTAAATTGTAATAGTTGTGTACAAACAACTTCCTGCTTGGGTGATTCCTACGTTATTTGGTTTATGGAATGTTACTTTGTATATTGAATTAATTGTGAAGCAACAGCATATTCAAAAAAACGTAATAAACTTTTAAGATATTTTTCCCACAACAGTTTATTTGACTAATATAAAGTTGAGTCTTATAAGCTAATTTTGTAAGTTGCAGTATGATGGCAATGGAAAAATCATTATTATAAAGTACTGTATAACAATATACCCTGTCAGTCTGATATTAAAAAATAGAAGCGACGGAGCAGAGTGCCCCGCCCCCAGCCTGAAATACAAGGTAAACAACCAATCAGATTAGAGCATTTCTAACCGGAAGCTGTGTTGTTTACATTTTCTAAGATGGCGGCGGGGATGTATTTGGAGCATTATTTGGACAGTAAGATACATTACACTTTGAATCTGTTATGAAAACGATTCCAACTTATCTTGTTTGGTCATTTTTTTGCTCGTACCTCATATTTCAACCATTGTGGCTATTTTGCTTTTCGAACACCGCATTTTATCTTTTGCTCTACTGAGTAGGCATAGGCTCAGACTATTTGCTGGAATGCCGCATCCCATCGGCAGGGAAGAATGGGTGCTGTTGGAGAGTGCATGGCACATATGTCGTGTAATCATACATGAATCAATGTTTTGACATATAGTAACCAAACTACTATTGTTATGTGTCGTGAAACCAGATGCACCATTAGTTCACACGCTAAAGCTAATCGCTGCCATTAAGCTAACGATCATTCCTGCAGGAAGTCTTCGTTAAATGCTGGTTTCGCTGAAACTGTGATCAaacatttgtctctttctcGATCACGTTAGGTATAGAAAACTTGCCCTTCGAGCTGCAGCGAAACTTCAATTTGATGCGAGATCTAGACCAACGCACGGAGGGTGAGTGGGATTTGGTGCCTGTTAGGGTGCACTTTTAGGAAGCCCAACTGCAAAACAGTTAAAAGTAATCCGGTTAAGCAAAACACAGTTATTATATAAAAGGTGGGACTTGCAGAGTGTTTCTCCATTCGAGGTTTACGGAGATACCAAACGTGTGCTTCACATATGTATTTGAGTTTTAATGACATTGGAATTGATTTCATTGTTATAAAGAAGTCTTACTCTTTTCGTTTGTTAGATCTCAAAGGACAGATTGATTCCCTGGCTAAAGAGTACACAGCCAATGCCAGGACTATTTCCTCTGAACAAAAACTGTCCATACTGAGGCAGATTCAGCAGTCTTATAGCAAATGCAAGGAGTTTGGAGATGACAAGGTGCAACTGGCTATGCAGACCTATGAAATGGTTAGTATCAAGTATGATACATCGCATTACTTTTCTACCACACACAGTCCTTAAGTTCTGATTTTTACAGGTTGACAAACACATCCGGCGTCTTGACACCGACTTGGCTCGGTTTGAAGCTGACTTGAAGGAGAAGCAGATTGAGAGCACAGACTATGACTCCACCTCTAGTAAGGGAAAGAAAGGTGTGTGCTCACACTTTCCTATTTTCTGCTTAATGGCTGATCCAAAAACCTTATTTTAAGGAAAAACTCAATTTCACTCTCCTCTTTCAGGTGACACTagacagaaggagaagaaaatggcTAAAACACGGTCCAAAGTAAAGAGTTCAGATGAAGATGGCAGTCCCAAAAGTGCACAGAAGAAAGTCAAGCTGCTTCAGTCGTATGTTTCTTGTCATTTCTTACTTTgaactttttttaaagttggTTTAATTGACCCATTTTTGACATGCAACGCTTTTTCTCCATCAACAGAGGGGAATTCAACAGTCCCTCTAACAATTTTGGAAATGTGCACCCGTCTGATGTACTGGACATGCCAGTGGACCCCAATGAACCCACTTACTGCCTGTGTCACCAGGTCTCTTATGGAGAGATGATTGGCTGTGACAACACAGATGTGAGTTTAGTGGCCTCTCAATGAGCATGTGTTGTTGCTTACGTCACATTATCTTAGTGTTTTAAAAAGTCCATTTTCTGTAGTCGGGGGAATTCTAGGATTGCTGTTCCAAAAAGACTTGAAGgaaggtttttgttttaatatagaGAATATGACTCAGTCCATTAGAGTGCCTGATGATAACGTGTTATGCAACCACTGACATTTACATACATTGgttgatgattaaaaaaaaaaaaaaactatacaTTTTTTGTGTTAAAAGCTTGCATAAAGTTTTCAAAAAAGGTTGAATTTTGTGTTCACATAGTCAAACCTATAATGAGACAGTTCCTCTCACTCAGTGTGTCCTTGCATTTTGATAAAACTGTTAATGTGAATGGCATATCTAAAGGTTACAGTTTTGGAGTGCAATTATTAAAGTGAAATTATATCAAATGCCACACAAGTCAGTGTAATTTGTGGCATTCgcttagatttaaaaaaatatgagAGCATTATTGttcaaataaaatagaattatgGGAAGGATAAATCCTAATAAGGCTTTTTAAAAGCAGGTTTTGTACATTGAATACATGATCACCCTCAATATTTTCCTGATATTAACCACAAACAGAGCATTTGGAGTCCTGCAGTCTCCTCTATGGATAAGGTCACAGTTGACAGTGATTAATCACTGGAGGACAGAACAGTGTTTTTCTGGAATGAATGACTTTGTTTTTGAGCTGGCATTTTCCACTCTTATGTCTTTAAGTGCTCCAATCGACCACCTTATTGAGATAAATTGTATTCTTTTGTCTCTTCAGTGCTCCATTGAATGGTTCCACTTTGCATGTGTGGGCCTGACAACCAAACCAAGAGGCAAATGGTACGAAACTCAAACATTTAAACGGTTGATGCCACTTGTTTTCAGCATGACAGTACTGGCAAATTCTGCTCTTTTAACTATATGTTTTGCTGTTCTTCATCTGTGCTATGTAGGTATTGTCCTCGATGCTCtcaagacagaaagagaaaatagaaCGCCTTGTGGTCTTGGAAGTGATGGATGCTGATCAAATGAAAAATTAGAATATTTCTTCAtaagtgactttttttttttaattttccttaacatttggtgcttttgttttggtttatgTAATGTTCTGATGCAGCATCTTTGAAGGAGTCAGGTGGttacattaatatttaaatatttttttaataggtACACATGGTGCTcttattgtgtgtgtgggtttgtttttttttttggtttttttgttttacattttttgtgaACTTTAGACACTACAACAACTGCTCATGTGGTATAAAAGAAAAGTTGTTACAATACTCGAGTCATATGTTCATAAACCTAAGTATTTTAATTCTAAATTGTTTTTTGACATGGATAATTATTTGCTTGGTGTACAGTAGATATTGTGCTTAGTCTGGGAACACTAGTTTAACACAGAAGTCCAGAGTTTGAAGACAAATGCTGCATCTTGACAGTATAGGTCACTTGTGGTAGTATGTTTTACCTTTTTATCTTATCATTTGGCTGAATGCTGTATTGAACATTTTTGGAAAAACATTGTCATGTTTGTAGCTGAAAATTGGTACAGAGGAGAAGGGTGCTTGTGTTTTCAATCATTTGAATACAGCTACTACCTCAAAAAAAGCCTATTCTTATTAATTAGACTGCATATTATTTATACCTCGGAATCTTAAATCTTAATTGTAGAGTCCTTTTTTAACGGGGTGTAGTTCTTAATTTGTGCGGTAGGTGGGGGTGCTGTGAAGAACATATTTGTTCCAGTGGCGCATGAAAATGACGTCAGAGACGGTTGGCGCGATGTCGGAACGAATTTAAAAGTGGATTCAAACGTTCTGCAGACGGTCTATTGAGCAGAATACTTGTTGTTTGGTCGGAGGTTGAGTTGTGGCCCAGAGAACTACATACTCATCCGGTAAGTTTGATTTATTAATCAttagaaaacttttttttaacataaccTTGACTAAACCGTTTACAAGTTCGAAGGATACTTGCTCGGCACGGTTGTGCTAATGTTGctaaatcaaaaaaaaaatgcgcAATTTGATTAGCTGAATACACAAACAAACTCGTGTAATAATTTGTATTGTAATAAATAACTACATCTAAACTAGATGAAGTTAAACGTTGTTTAGAGTCCTTTAAGTTTCCAGCGTAGTTGGAATAAACTTGGGAAACAAAAGCAGCGTTACGTTATTTGATAGTACAGCTACGTGAAACTGTAATTAGCGAAACCTGATACAATTCCACGTTGGCTATAGATAAAACATTCCAACGtgttgaaatgaaaaacaaaatctttcTTTTCGACACAGTGATGTCTTGGGACTTTTTTGTTCCCATCTCTGTGGGTGATCTGGTGAAGACTGGAGGAATCAACCAGTACGTTGTTCAAGATGTAGTGCCCCCGAAACATCTGCCATCATCTCTAAGTAGTAAGCATTACATTTAAGCAACGGGGCTGTTGTTGGTCAGTGACTTTATTAAATGTAGAAGTGAGCATATTAACGACTGTATCTGTCCTGGCAGAGTTGAGGATGGCGTGGAGGAGTCAGGGGCCTCTGTGTATTCTGGAGCACTTCGACACAGGCTACAGTGTCCTACAGTAAGTTTCGATTTAATTAAGTTCGCTTTCTTTGTTCTTTATTAGTAGCCGTGAGGAGCAACATGTACAAAACTGTTTTTGCTTTCAAGGCACAGTAATTCAGTGGAACCTGGTGTGAAAGAAGACGCTCTAGAATTGCTTGTCCAAGGTCAGTAGTTCGTCATTGTCTGTTTAAAATGCCTCAGATTTATGTTACACCAGGGCACAAGATCTGGATTTTCTTCTCTTGCAGTGGTCAGTGGCCTGGCTGCTTCCCTGCCACCATTgctcatctccacctccacctcggCTGCAGAACGCAAAGACCAGCTTAATGCAGTTAAAATGAGTGTTTATCTGCTCTGCAAGCTGACAGAGACCCTGGAGAGTGAATCATACAGACAGAATATTATCACAGCACCTGGAAAGGTACATTTTTAACAGACAGTAATTAATATTTATATCATTGGTGGTTCGTTTCTAGTGCTTGCTGATGCCAAGGTCTGTGAGCCATGTTAACCTACAGATTGTGGTCTCTTGCCTGCTGCCTGGTGGATAATCATGGTAGTTTGGAGTTGTGTCCCAAACTGATAATCTGCGGTCAAAATGACACCGTATACAATAAGATTCAGACTGTATGAATGTGTATAAGCTGACAATGGTGGTTTTGTAGGGATGGGCCTTTTGTCCCTCTGAGAGCCTGggatgtatgtgtgttttcctcGAGATGGTCATTAAAACTAATTTTAAACCCTTTTGTCCCTAAtttatttctttcctttctgcATTCTTAGGGTGGTAAAAAGGGAAAATCAGGTGGTGAAGGACTACTGCAGTGGGattcagagagagaaagggtGTTGCAGGCTCTCattcagctcctgcagctcgaTATCCGTTCCCTCTGGAACCTGTCCTTGGTGGAGGAAGAATTTATCAGGTAACGTGAATGTGGGACTGTATTGGTCCTGTTTCTGTAATTTCTCATCCAGCTCTGTGCCATCGATAACATGAATGCTTTATTTAGAACGAAATACACTTGTTTGCGTTTCCATGGATAAACATAATAGgcttatatttattttgaagtgtgttaaattagtttattttttaatccatTGTAAATACACCCACACTGGTTTAGCTGTTCTTAGGGGAAAGGTTTGGGTCTCATAGTTAATAGCGAATAGTTTTGATTTACATCGGCGCTGCACATTTAAATGTAGCTTGGCGAAAGAAATGCAGCAACTTTGTATGCATAATTAGTGAGTACGTGATAGTGTATTTGTTGGTGTATACTGGCAAAAAAATAATTCGTCCTGCATTTCTGACTCAATATTaaccctttttaaatgtttcgtTCTGCTCCTTTCTTCTTGTAGCTGTGTGACCTGCTGTTGCTATAAACTACTTGAGAATCCAACAATCAGCCATGTCAAGAGCAAACCCACCAGAGACTGCATAATCCACCTGCTGGGCGTGCTAATTAAGAAGTACAGCCACCTTCTGGGTCAGTCTCTCAGTCACAGCCCAGGCCTGTGAGCAAGAATTACAACTGAAGGAGGAGCTCTGCCCTGTTTCAATAGTCTACGTTTTTATATCGTTGGAGAACCTCCTTCCTATGTAAAATTGAGCATATCTTGGGTATATTTTCTAATATTCCCTTTCATGTTTACAGGTGCGAGTGTCAAGGTGATCCAGTTGCTGCAACACTTTGAGCAGTTGTCTTCTGTGTTTGCTCAGGCAGTTTCTGTGTGGAGCACAGAATATGGTGTCAGGGCTATCATAGGAGAAATAATAAGGTTAGTCCCTATAATGTACGGGTAAAATAAGATCTTTTGTTAGTCCGATGGGAAACAAAATCAAATTTCTGTTGCCTCCCTTTTTATCTTTTCAGAGAAATTGGTCAGAAATCAAGTGAGGAGCTTGCGAGAGAAGGGTCGGGTGTCAAAGCTTTTGCGTCGTTCCTTTCAGAGCTTGGTGCTCTGGTTCCTGAATTAATCATGCCCAACATCAGTGTACTCATCACACATCTGGAAGGAGAGGTACAGCACACTCGAAACATGACAATTCTAAAATTACTTGTGTCCAAATTACATGAAAATCCGATCTATGTACAAGGCTAGACGGGTGGATCACATTTCAGAAAGGACAACACCATCAGgattgttattttttaatgtcacactGACATGAAAGTATAGATCTTTCATTAGTGAAGTCTTCATTTGTCTAATGATGAGACCAAGGCGAATAGGAGCTTACTGATTGAGAGTTGGGTACTTCTAGCCTTGACTGGCAGGTAATCTTGGCAGTGCAGGGGAGAATTCCTGTTCTGCTGTAAGGGCCTGCCCACAGTGACCTGGCTCACCCAAATTATTCTTCTACAGTCGCAGCTGAATAATTGCTGGGTTGAggctgacagtgtgtgtgtgtgtgtgtgtgtaaggctaGGAGTTCACTCAGCTCTTTGTTGTTCAGTGGGCAATGAATTCTCTCTTTGGTAATCTGAAGGCAGATTGAAGTAACACTCATGAACAAAGACTGTTGTATTACCACATTTACCTAAAGTCTTGCTAATGTATACATGCAATTGTTTAGCGTTATTTACTTTCCCTCAGGAATTCTATTTCAGCATACAGAGATTCTGATTCAGAAACACAGTCCTTTGCTGGAACGGCATTGCTATCTTATCCTATTCTCCAATCTTCCAGAGCCACACAATGCGAGTTGCAGTGTGTGAAGTGCTGGGTGAGATCCTTGTACGTGTTCTCTGTGGTGACGGGCTGGACGATTCTGGTAAAGCCGACCGTGACCGCTTCTTTGACACACTGCAGGAGCATCTGCACGACACACACTCCCACGTCAGGGCTCGTGTGCTGCAGGTCTTCACACGCATCGTGAACAGCAAAGTATGCAAAGGAGCCTCACTGATTGTAACTGGTTTATGCTTGTTTTGGATACTAACTGTTGTCTCAGGCCTTGCCCTTGTGTAGGTACAGTGAGGTCATGGACCTTGCTGTGGGTAGACTGATGGACAAATCCATAAATGCAGTGAAAAATGCCATCCTGCTCTTGGCTGCCTTCATTGCACACAATCCATACAGCTGCAAAGTAACTAAAATCAACATATTTAGATTTACTGTAGACGTTTGGATGTTTGGTTTAGAGTCTGACTGTAATCTGCTTCTTTTAGTTAAGCAGCGCAGATGTGAAGAAACCTCTGGAGAAAGAGACCACTAAACtcaaagagatgaaagagaaacTGGAGGGGAaggcgccaggtaaagaagcaCATAACCACCTTTTACCAAATAAACtccattattatatttttagttTTACATCTTGCCCAATGATGAGACCAAGGCGAATAAGAGCTTTCTGGATTGGAGTTTGGGTTCTTCTGGTTTTTACTGACAGGTAATCTTGGTAGTGTAGGGGAGGATTCCTGCTCTGCTGTAAGGGCCTGTCTACAGTCATTTGGCTCACACCCAAATTAATCCCCTAAAGTTATAGTGGACTAATCAGGGTACCGAAGCCAACAGAGTGGTCGTATGGACAGTGGAAAAGCTACGAAGTTCACCCAGCTCTTTATACTTCAGTCTGCAATGATTTGCTTCTTTGGTAATCTGAGGGccaaacagagaaaatgaaaccCAGCAAGCCATGTCTGATACTGAGAACGTGGACATCCAGGAACAAATTTCAGCCATATTAGATGCGACAAACCTGGATCTTAATTAAATGTATGAATGTACTTTTGTCTCACATCATTGACATTGCAAACAATGTCTTACTAAAGCAGAGACCCAAGTATAGTTTCTCCAGTTCATTTATCTGCCAGCACAACATTTTTTAGAGTTAGTCAACTGCACTGTTACAGTCTCACATGGTTGACTTTATTTTCCctattttatttccctttttcaaTGGTTTATTCTGACTTATTTCTCAACATTAGGACTTTTTTCACAACGATCTACTGACTCCCTTTTCCCCTCACGGGTGGCTCTCATGCTCTCCCATAGTGTGATTGATTTCTCCCTCATTTTTCTTATCTGTTGTTTCTTTGCAGTTCTCTTTGTAGGACTGTCTGGAAGCCATGCTGATTGGATTTGACCTTTATTTCCATACGTTCTTTCTTGGCAGTGGCTGTGATTAAAGCATCTGAGCTGTGGGCTGCCATGGAGCCCGAGCTGCTCATCACTGTCGCTGCAGAACTGGAGCCGGCAACTgaaacggaggaggaggagagggaggacgaGAACAATATGGAGGAAGGAAATGACAGAGCGACTGCAGTGAAAATTGCCCAGTACCTCCGTGTCAACAAATACAGGTGATGCCAGTACTGTCAAAACCTGCAGAATGCTTTTTCCTATACTGCTAAGTAGACAAAAATAGAtttgtggatttatttttttccttgtcTTTCTGTATAGGAGTGCGGTTCGTCTTTCTATAAGAGCCCACGCCTGCTTCCCTGAATCTGAGATGTTTGCTCCCCTGTCCACTCTGACACCCGAGACTTTAATGAATGTACTGGGGCTGATATTTAAAGGTGAAGCCATTAAACATTCCGTCTGGTGCATTTCTACCTCACTACTGGTACCTCCTAAAGAACTCTTAATGGAAGGAAAATTTGATACATTAAAATTCCTTTTATGTGTCCTCTTGATTGTTAGAGTATATGCTGTCAATTTATTTTGGTAGAAAATGTTAAACTGAATAATCTAATATTTAGCAAGAGCATATATTGTGTATATTGTAAAAGCACTAGAAATTAAATTGGTTCTACTTTCTCATTTGATTTACAGCTATGAAAAGAGAGTATGATAGAACTTTCACCAAGATAACACCACGTGATTAatatgtcacacacacactatgaatataatgtatatatatttattaggCTAACATGTCAAAATGTAGACTTTTTATATTGTGCTCTTACCCTATATTTGAGTGTCGTTAAAAATTGAGTCTAAGTTTTGAGGTGAAACTAAAGCAAACACGATACTAATCTGCAATAGCAACCAAATGTTTAAATTATGTGTAGCCCTAAACACTCGGTTACATTGGAAAAAACAGACTTCTTTGCAGTTTCCCCTGTTTTTTGGCATCCCTATCCTCTCTGATTTCAGGCTCTGATGAGGACACTTCTGAGGTCAGCCAGACCTTACCATCAACTCTccagaaagagggagaaaaggagggagaggaaggggagctGAAGAAGCAGGAGATGTTGGTTCAGTACCTGAAAGACACAGAGACATTTGCTTTGCAAGTGGAAAGAGCCATCTCTGTCATTAATTCCATGTTATACTGGAAAACCACTTCAGGTACAACAGGGAGTTCAACCAACTTCTGGGTCTAATGTTTTTCTTTGATATTCTCACATTTTCTCTTAAAATCTTTGATTCCAGTTG comes from the Takifugu rubripes chromosome 7, fTakRub1.2, whole genome shotgun sequence genome and includes:
- the LOC101066650 gene encoding inhibitor of growth protein 4 isoform X2 produces the protein MAAGMYLEHYLDSIENLPFELQRNFNLMRDLDQRTEDLKGQIDSLAKEYTANARTISSEQKLSILRQIQQSYSKCKEFGDDKVQLAMQTYEMVDKHIRRLDTDLARFEADLKEKQIESTDYDSTSSDTRQKEKKMAKTRSKVKSSDEDGSPKSAQKKVKLLQSGEFNSPSNNFGNVHPSDVLDMPVDPNEPTYCLCHQVSYGEMIGCDNTDCSIEWFHFACVGLTTKPRGKWYCPRCSQDRKRK
- the LOC101066650 gene encoding inhibitor of growth protein 4 isoform X1 — protein: MAAGMYLEHYLDSIENLPFELQRNFNLMRDLDQRTEDLKGQIDSLAKEYTANARTISSEQKLSILRQIQQSYSKCKEFGDDKVQLAMQTYEMVDKHIRRLDTDLARFEADLKEKQIESTDYDSTSSKGKKGDTRQKEKKMAKTRSKVKSSDEDGSPKSAQKKVKLLQSGEFNSPSNNFGNVHPSDVLDMPVDPNEPTYCLCHQVSYGEMIGCDNTDCSIEWFHFACVGLTTKPRGKWYCPRCSQDRKRK